One stretch of Hemitrygon akajei chromosome 18, sHemAka1.3, whole genome shotgun sequence DNA includes these proteins:
- the LOC140741277 gene encoding KAT8 regulatory NSL complex subunit 2-like isoform X2, whose translation MNRIRIHVLPSTRGRLTPIPRVQETLACSFSHRPCSQPRLEGQEFCLKHILEDKNAPFKQCSYVSSKNSRRCPNAAPKPEKKDGVVFCTEHARRNALAMRVPSKKPSSSPSPEVLLAQLSSYLKSDLGSQGPDSSQSEASKILDEDSWSEGEPETVLLDQTWRGDPDSEADSIDSDQEDPLKHAGVYTAEEVALVMREKLIRLQSLYIDQFKRLQHLLKEKRRRYLHSCKPDLEAAGGSPEAMLTKERVDLRKLRALRRYRRRYGLEALLHRQLKERRVMASEGGPHQAQPSARQTQRCVVVTDGLRCPAPSLPLSRHCLNHICQDPSQVLFQPCAGVKEVPCTKPVPLSQAEQPCCPLHLQVPPQMYQPEPALCASQQLQSGPADLYLSAAELQPSEVLPLEFSEDCLDVVGDSLQCPPSPLFDPAQGTSTQSTDESDLAEATLQTVSQTHSTRDHNGTRDIS comes from the exons ATGAACAGAATCCGGATCCATGTGCTGCCTTCCACACGGGGGCGTCTCACCCCTATCCCCAGGGTGCAAGAGACCCTGGCCTGCTCCTTCTCTCACCGCCCATGCTCACAGCCCCGATTGGAGGGCCAGGAGTTCTGTCTCAAGCACATCCTTGAGGACAAGAACGCTCCCTTCAAGCAGTGCAGTTACGTCTCATCCAAAAATAGCAGGAGGTGCCCAAATGCAGCACCCAAACCAGAGAAGAAAGATGG GGTCGTTTTCTGTACAGAGCATGCCCGAAGGAATGCATTGGCCATGAGGGTCCCATCGAAGAAGCCCAGCTCCAGCCCCTCACCTGAGGTGCTGCTTGCCCAGCTCAGCAGCTACCTGAAGAGTGATCTGGGCTCCCAGGGACCAGACAGCAGCCAGAGCGAGGCCAGCAAGATACTTG ATGAGGACAGTTGGAGTGAGGGGGAGCCCGAGACAGTGCTTCTGGACCAGACGTGGAGGGGCGACCCGGACAGTGAGGCCGACAGCATCGACAGTGACCAGGAGGACCCTCTAAA GCATGCAGGAGTGTACACAGCAGAGGAGGTGGCACTGGTGATGCGGGAGAAGCTGATCCGCCTGCAGTCGCTCTACATTGACCAGTTCAAACGACTCCAACACCTGCTGAAGGAGAAGAGGCGACGTTACCTGCACTCCTGCAAGCCCGATCTTGAGGCTGCCG GTGGTAGTCCGGAGGCCATGCTGACGAAAGAGCGGGTGGACCTGCGTAAGCTGAGGGCCTTGCGACGGTATCGCCGGCGATATGGGCTGGAGGCACTGCTGCACCGGCAACTGAAGGAGAGGCGGGTGATGGCCAGTGAGGGGGGCCCACACCAG GCACAGCCCAGCGCCCGCCAGACCCAGCGCTGTGTGGTGGTAACAGATGGGCTCCGGTGTCctgctccctctcttccactcaGTAGGCACTGCCTTAACC ATATCTGTCAAGACCCCAGCCAGGTGCTGTTCCAGCCATGCGCGGGGGTGAAGGAGGTGCCCTGCACAAAGCCTGTGCCCCTGAGCCAGGCGGAGCAGCCCTGCTGCCCCCTACATCTGCAGGTGCCCCCGCAAATGTACCAGCCTGAACCTGCCCTCTGTGCCTCCCAGCAGCTGCAGAGCGGGCCAGCCGACCTGTACCTGAGTGCAGCCGAGCTCCAGCCGTCCGAGGTGCTGCCACTGGAGTTCAGCGAG GACTGCCTGGACGTGGTGGGTGACAGTCTGCAGTGCCCGCCCTCACCGCTCTTTGACCCTGCCCAGGGCACCAGCACCCAGTCAACAGACGAGTCAGACTTGGCAGAG GCTACTTTGCAGACGGTCTCTCagacccacagcaccagagaccacaATGGTACCAGGGATATCAGCTGA
- the LOC140741277 gene encoding KAT8 regulatory NSL complex subunit 2-like isoform X1, whose translation MNRIRIHVLPSTRGRLTPIPRVQETLACSFSHRPCSQPRLEGQEFCLKHILEDKNAPFKQCSYVSSKNSRRCPNAAPKPEKKDGVVFCTEHARRNALAMRVPSKKPSSSPSPEVLLAQLSSYLKSDLGSQGPDSSQSEASKILDEDSWSEGEPETVLLDQTWRGDPDSEADSIDSDQEDPLKHAGVYTAEEVALVMREKLIRLQSLYIDQFKRLQHLLKEKRRRYLHSCKPDLEAAGGSPEAMLTKERVDLRKLRALRRYRRRYGLEALLHRQLKERRVMASEGGPHQQAQPSARQTQRCVVVTDGLRCPAPSLPLSRHCLNHICQDPSQVLFQPCAGVKEVPCTKPVPLSQAEQPCCPLHLQVPPQMYQPEPALCASQQLQSGPADLYLSAAELQPSEVLPLEFSEDCLDVVGDSLQCPPSPLFDPAQGTSTQSTDESDLAEATLQTVSQTHSTRDHNGTRDIS comes from the exons ATGAACAGAATCCGGATCCATGTGCTGCCTTCCACACGGGGGCGTCTCACCCCTATCCCCAGGGTGCAAGAGACCCTGGCCTGCTCCTTCTCTCACCGCCCATGCTCACAGCCCCGATTGGAGGGCCAGGAGTTCTGTCTCAAGCACATCCTTGAGGACAAGAACGCTCCCTTCAAGCAGTGCAGTTACGTCTCATCCAAAAATAGCAGGAGGTGCCCAAATGCAGCACCCAAACCAGAGAAGAAAGATGG GGTCGTTTTCTGTACAGAGCATGCCCGAAGGAATGCATTGGCCATGAGGGTCCCATCGAAGAAGCCCAGCTCCAGCCCCTCACCTGAGGTGCTGCTTGCCCAGCTCAGCAGCTACCTGAAGAGTGATCTGGGCTCCCAGGGACCAGACAGCAGCCAGAGCGAGGCCAGCAAGATACTTG ATGAGGACAGTTGGAGTGAGGGGGAGCCCGAGACAGTGCTTCTGGACCAGACGTGGAGGGGCGACCCGGACAGTGAGGCCGACAGCATCGACAGTGACCAGGAGGACCCTCTAAA GCATGCAGGAGTGTACACAGCAGAGGAGGTGGCACTGGTGATGCGGGAGAAGCTGATCCGCCTGCAGTCGCTCTACATTGACCAGTTCAAACGACTCCAACACCTGCTGAAGGAGAAGAGGCGACGTTACCTGCACTCCTGCAAGCCCGATCTTGAGGCTGCCG GTGGTAGTCCGGAGGCCATGCTGACGAAAGAGCGGGTGGACCTGCGTAAGCTGAGGGCCTTGCGACGGTATCGCCGGCGATATGGGCTGGAGGCACTGCTGCACCGGCAACTGAAGGAGAGGCGGGTGATGGCCAGTGAGGGGGGCCCACACCAG CAGGCACAGCCCAGCGCCCGCCAGACCCAGCGCTGTGTGGTGGTAACAGATGGGCTCCGGTGTCctgctccctctcttccactcaGTAGGCACTGCCTTAACC ATATCTGTCAAGACCCCAGCCAGGTGCTGTTCCAGCCATGCGCGGGGGTGAAGGAGGTGCCCTGCACAAAGCCTGTGCCCCTGAGCCAGGCGGAGCAGCCCTGCTGCCCCCTACATCTGCAGGTGCCCCCGCAAATGTACCAGCCTGAACCTGCCCTCTGTGCCTCCCAGCAGCTGCAGAGCGGGCCAGCCGACCTGTACCTGAGTGCAGCCGAGCTCCAGCCGTCCGAGGTGCTGCCACTGGAGTTCAGCGAG GACTGCCTGGACGTGGTGGGTGACAGTCTGCAGTGCCCGCCCTCACCGCTCTTTGACCCTGCCCAGGGCACCAGCACCCAGTCAACAGACGAGTCAGACTTGGCAGAG GCTACTTTGCAGACGGTCTCTCagacccacagcaccagagaccacaATGGTACCAGGGATATCAGCTGA
- the LOC140741278 gene encoding probable Bax inhibitor 1 yields MNVFDRTLNLDSLFKFSQISYSTQQHLKKVYCSLAICMFLAAAGAYIHVVTRLFQGGMLSTLISLGLIAWLAFTPHSPENEKRRLCILSAFAFFTGTGLGPLMDFVISVNPSIIPTAFMVSALIFCCFTLSALYAQRRSYLFLGGTLMSLLTVLCFMPLVNLFFGSVLLFQAQLYIGLLVFCGFILFDTQLIIEKAEHGDKDYIWHCVDLFLDFIAVFRKLMLILGMNEKEKKKRNDSK; encoded by the exons ATGAATGTCTTCGACAGAACCCTGAACTTGGACAGCCTTTTCAAGTTCTCCCAGAT ATCATACTCCACACAGCAACACCTGAAGAAAGTCTACTGCAGCCTGGCCATCTGCATGTTCCTGGCAGCAGCTGGAGCCTATATCCATGTGGTTACCAGGCTCTTCCAg GGCGGGATGCTCTCTACGCTGATCTCCCTGGGCCTCATCGCCTGGCTGGCATTCACCCCTCACAGCCCGGAGAACGAAAAGCGGCGGTTGTGCATCCTGTCTGCCTTCGCCTTCTTCACAG GTACTGGTCTTGGCCCGCTGATGGATTTTGTCATTTCGGTCAACCCATC CATCATCCCAACTGCCTTCATGGTATCTGCATTGATCTTCTGCTGCTTCACACTCAGCGCCCTGTACGCCCAGCGGCGCAGTTACCTCTTTCTGGGAG GTACCCTGATGTCGCTCCTCACTGTCCTCTGCTTCATGCCACTGGTCAATCTCTTCTTTGGATCGGTCCTGTTGTTCCAG GCACAGCTGTACATTGGCCTCCTGGTCTTCTGTGGCTTTATCCTGTTTGACACCCAGCTGATCATTGAGAAAGCAGAACATGGGGACAAGGACTACATATG gCACTGTGTGGACCTGTTCTTGGACTTCATTGCAGTTTTCAGAAAGCTCATGTTGATACTTGGCATGAATGAGAAG GAGAAGAAGAAAAGGAATGACTCCAAGTGA